The following are encoded in a window of Acinonyx jubatus isolate Ajub_Pintada_27869175 chromosome D4, VMU_Ajub_asm_v1.0, whole genome shotgun sequence genomic DNA:
- the PIGO gene encoding GPI ethanolamine phosphate transferase 3 isoform X3: MNSLPATSRMQKISVLLFLAWVGFLFYAGIALFTSGFLLTRLELTNHSSCQEPPGPGSLPWGSQGKPGACWMASRFSRVVLVLIDALRFDFAQPQRSRGPGEPPVSLPFLGKLDYLQRILEIQPHHARLYQSKVDPPTTTMQRLKALTTGSLPTFIDAGSNFASYAIVEDNLIKQLASAGRRVVFMGDDTWKDLFPGVFSQAFFFPSFNVRDLHTVDNGILEHLYPTMDSSEWDMLIAHFLGVDHCGHKHGPHHPEMAKKLSQMDQVIQGLVERLENDTLLVVIGDHGMTMTGDHGGDSELEISAALFLYSPTALFPSALPQEPEIVPQINLVPTLALLLGLPIPFGNIGEVMVELFSVVEDPQPHSSALAQASALHLNAQQVSRFLHTYSAAAQDLQIKELRRLQNLFSRASADYQRLLQSPQGAEAALQTVITELQQFLRGVRAMCIESWARFSLVRMAGGAALMAAACFLCLLVSQWVTSPGFYFCPLLLTPMAYGLAGAIVCAGLLTATGLKPDPVVLGAMAAVGSLLPFLWKAWAGWGSKRPPAALLPIPGPVLLLLLIRFAAFFSDSFVVAEARATPFLLGSFILLLVAQLHWEGKLLPPKLLTIPRFCLSASTGPPRHNGTHALGLGVGLLLCIRLAGLFHRCPEETPACHSSPWLSPLASMVGGRAKNLWYGACVGALVALLVAVRLWLRRYSNLKSPEPSVLFVRWGLPLMVLGTAAYWALASGADEAPPRLRALVAGASVVLPRAVAGLAASGLMLLLWRPVTVLVKATTGAPRTRTVLTPFSGPPTSRADLDYVVPQIYRHMQEEFRGRLERTKSQGPLTVAAYQLGSVYSAAMVTALTLLAFPLLLLHAERISLVFLLLFLQSFLLLHLLAAGISITTPGPFTVPWQAVSAWALMATQTFYSTGHQPVFPAIHWHAAFVGFPEGHGSSTWLPALLVGANTFASHLLFAVGCPLLLLWPFLCESQGPRKRWQPLGSEAESRVRPEEEEEPLMEMRLRDAPHHFNAALLQLGLKYLFVLGIQILACALAASILRRHLMVWKVFAPKFIFEAVGFIVSSVGLFLGIALVMRVDGAVSSWFRQLVLAQQR; encoded by the exons ATGAACTCCCTGCCCGCTACCAGCAGGATGCAGAAGATCTCAGTGCTGCTCTTCCTGGCCTGGGTCGGCTTCCTCTTCTACGCTGGCATTGCCCTCTTCACCAGTGGTTTCCTGCTCACCCGTTTGGAGCTCACCAACCATAGCAGCTGCCAAGAGCCCCCAGGCCCTGGGTCCCTGCCATGGGGAAGCCAAGGGAAACCCGGGGCCTGCTGGATGGCTTCTCGATTCTCTCGGGTTGTGTTGGTGCTAATAGATGCTCTGCGATTTGACTTTGCCCAGCCCCAGCGCTCACGTGGGCCTGGGGaacctcctgtctctctgcccttcctgggtAAACTGGACTATTTGCAGAGGATCCTGGAGATTCAGCCCCACCATGCCAGGCTCTACCAGTCTAAGGTTgatccccccaccaccaccatgcaGCGCCTCAAGGCCCTCACCACTGGCTCACTGCCTACCTTTATTGATGCTGGCAGTAACTTTGCCAGCTATGCCATAGTGGAAGACAATCTCATTAAGCAGCTTGCCAGTGCAG GAAGGCGTGTGGTCTTCATGGGAGATGATACCTGGAAAGATCTTTTTCCTGGAGTTTTCTCTCAAGCTTTCTTCTTCCCATCTTTCAATGTGAGAGACCTGCACACAGTGGACAATGGCATCCTGGAACACCTCTACCCAACCA TGGACAGTAGTGAATGGGATATGCTGATTGCTCACTTCCTGGGTGTGGATCACTGTGGCCACAAGCATGGCCCTCACCACCCTGAAATGGCCAAGAAACTTAGCCAAATGGACCAGGTGATCCA GGGACTTGTGGAGCGTCTGGAGAATGACACACTGCTGGTGGTGATTGGGGACCATGGAATGACCATGACTGGGGACCACGGAGGGGATAGTGAGCTGGAGATCTCAGCTGCACTTTTTCTGTACAGTCCCACAGCCCTCTTTCCCAGTGCCCTACCACAG gAGCCGGAGATAGTTCCTCAAATCAACCTTGTGCCTACGCTGGCCCTGCTGCTGGGCCTGCCCATTCCATTTGGGAACATCGGGGAGGTAATGGTTGAGCTGTTCTCAGTGGTTGAAGACCCCCAGCCTCACTCCTCTGCTCTGGCCCAAGCCTCAGCTCTTCATCTCAATGCCCAGCAG GTATCCCGATTTCTTCACACCTACTCAGCTGCTGCTCAGGACCTTCAAATTAAGGAGCTTCGTCGACTGCAGAACCTCTTCTCCAGGGCCTCTGCTGACTACCAGCGGCTTCTGCAAAGCCCCCAGGGGGCTGAGGCAGCACTACAGACTGTGATTACTGAGCTGCAGCAGTTCCTGCGGGGAGTTCGGGCCATGTGCATTGAGTCTTGGGCTCGTTTCTCTTTGGTTCGCATGGCAGGGGGTGCTGCTCTCATggctgctgcctgttttctttgcTTGCTGGTATCCCAGTGGGTAACATCCCCAGGCTTCTacttctgccccctcctcctaaCACCCATGGCCTATGGTCTGGCTGGTGCCATAGTGTGTGCTGGACTCCTGACAGCTACCGGACTGAAGCCGGATCCAGTGGTCCTAGGGGCCATGGCTGCAGTGGGCTCACTCCTGCCTTTTTTGTGGAAAGCGTGGGCTGGCTGGGGGTCCAAGAGGCCCCCAGCAGCCCTACTGCCCATCCCTGGGCCTGTTCTGTTACTCCTGCTCATTCGTTTTGCTGCTTTCTTCTCTGACAGTTTTGTTGTAGCTGAGGCCAGGGCCACCCCCTTCCTTTTGGGCTCATTCATCTTGCTCCTGGTTGCCCAACTTCACTGGGAGGGCAAGCTGCTGCCACCTAAGCTTCTCACAATACCCCGCTTTTGCCTTTCGGCCTCAACAGGCCCGCCACGGCACAATGGCACACATGCCCTGGGACTTGGAGTTGGGTTGCTTTTATGTATAAGGCTAGCTGGACTTTTTCATCGGTGCCCTGAAGAGACACCTGCTTGCCATTCCTCTCCCTGGCTGAGTCCCTTGGCATCCATGGTGGGTGGTCGAGCCAAGAATTTGTGGTATGGAGCTTGTGTGGGGGCTTTGGTAGCCCTGTTAGTTGCTGTGCGCCTGTGGCTTCGCCGCTATAGTAACCTCAAGAGCCCTGAGCCCTCTGTGCTCTTTGTGCGCTGGGGGCTGCCCTTAATGGTACTAGGCACTGCCGCTTACTGGGCATTGGCATCAGGAGCAGATGAAGCACCCCCACGTCTCCGGGCCCTGGTTGCTGGAGCATCAGTTGTGCTGCCCAGGGCTGTGGCAGGATTGGCCGCTTCAGGGCTCATGCTGCTGCTCTGGAGGCCTGTGACAGTGCTAGTGAAGGCTACAACAGGTGCTCCAAGGACCAGGACTGTCCTCACTCCCTTCTCAGGCCCCCCAACTTCTCGCGCTGACCTGGATTATGTGGTTCCTCAAATCTACCGACATATGCAGGAGGAGTTCCGGGGCCGTCTAGAGAGGACCAAATCCCAGGGCCCCTTGACTGTGGCAGCTTATCAGTTGGGGAGTGTCTACTCAGCTGCTATGGTCACAGCTCTCACCCTTTTGGCCTTCCCACTTCTGCTTTTGCATGCAGAACGCATTAGCCTTGTgttcctgcttctgtttctgcaGAGCTTCCTTCTCCTGCATCTGCTTGCTGCTGGGATATCCATCACCACCCCTG GTCCTTTTACTGTGCCATGGCAGGCAGTTTCTGCCTGGGCCCTCATGGCCACACAGACATTCTACTCCACGGGCCACCAGCCTGTCTTTCCAGCCATTCATTGGCACGCAGCCTTCGTGGGATTCCCAGAGGGTCATGGTTCCTCCACCTGGCTGCCTGCTCTGCTGGTGGGAGCCAACACCTTTGCCTCCCATCTCCTCTTTGCAG TAGGTTGCCCATTGCTTCTGCTCTGGCCCTTCCTATGTGAGAGTCAAGGACCTCGGAAGAGGTGGCAGCCCCTAGGGAGTGAAGCTGAATCCAGAGTCAggcctgaggaggaggaggagccactGATGGAGATGCGGCTCCGGGATGCGCCTCATCACTTCAATGCAGCACTGCTGCAGCTGGGCCTCAAGTACCTCTTTGTCCTTGGTATTCAG ATTCTGGCCTGTGCCTTGGCAGCCTCCATCCTCCGCAGGCATCTCATGGTCTGGAAGGTGTTTGCTCCCAA GTTCATTTTTGAGGCTGTGGGCTTCATTGTGAGCAGCGTGGGACTTTTCCTGGGCATAGCTTTGGTGATGCGAGTGGATGGTGCTGTGAGCTCCTGGTTCAGGCAGCTAGTTCTGGCCCAACAGAGGTAG